The Oncorhynchus nerka isolate Pitt River linkage group LG5, Oner_Uvic_2.0, whole genome shotgun sequence nucleotide sequence AGGCCCATGTGGTCCATATCAAAGAAGAGCCCAATGACTGGGGGGGACTTGGTTTCCCAGATGATCACATCCACAGTTTCCCCTATAATCAGCCTGAGTCGTCAACAGAGATTGAGCTCACATCATGGGGGATGGACCAGGGAGCCTCTTCCTCCATTACCATTGACCAGGAAGGAGCAGGACCTTCTCCCAAGGTTAGTTATACCCACCCAGGAGACAGAGCATGCTGTGGGGGCCCACGAGGACAGCCCCTACGGCCTGATGATCAACATAACGGCAGAGCTAGGGGTCAAACCCTTCAGCTGCCCacactgtgggaagagtttcccTCAGCTCCGAAACCTGAAAGACCACCAGAAGTACCACCACACAGGGAAGGCCTTCACCTGCTCCCAGTGTGGTAAGGGCTTTGTGTTCATGTGCCACCTCAGGGTACACATGCAGTGCCACACGGGGGAGGGGCCATTCAGCTGCTCTCAGTGTGGTAAGAGCTTCAGCCTTCAGAGCGGCTTGGAGAAACATTGGGTCCTTCACACTGCAGAGAGGCCTTACAACTGCACGGACTGTGGGAACAGATTATATTCTAGAGTGGACCTGAAAATACATGAACAGATTCATGCAGCAAGGTAGACCTTTGACATGAAGCAGGTTGATTTAGAAAATCAGGGGTGGGGGGAATAACTGCCCACGTGTACTATGTTCAATGTATCTATTAGTTGCTGATTAATTTAATGTTGAGAGGAATAAAACTATTTTATAAATAAATGATTCTCATCCTTTCTTAATAAATGATTGGTCACACAGTGTTAtttgttacatacacacacagatgtcTTAAAAGTAAAAGAGCAATAAGCAAGTAGCCTTGTCTGAGCCCGAATGGCCCATAGAGTAACTTACTCTGGCAAAGAAATATATTTGGTACTGTGCTTTAGACAGAGATTCTAACATCGAAGAAATATGTACCAGATCTGTGCAATCGCATTGGCAGTATGATCACCTCTATGTCACAGATCAGGGGGTGCGGAACCCAACCAGTCTAGTTAGTTAGCTATTAGTTTAGCTATAATGATTAATTTGtgctataatatacagtagtgatggGGAAACGAAGCTTTAAAGTAAAAAATTATTCAtaaaattataaaaagtaacacaataacaagtaacacaataatataacaatatcgaggctatatacaagaggtaccggtaccgagtcagtgtacgagggtacaggttagttgaggtcatttgtacatgtaggtaggggtgaagtgacaatGCATATAATAAGccgcgagtagcagcagtgtacaaaacaaatgtgtgtgtggggggggggggggggggggtcaacgtaatagtccagtggccatttgattaattgtattTATGgcttggtgatagaagctgttaaggagccttttggtcctagacttggcgctccggtaccgcttgtcatgCGGCAGCATAGAAaaaagtctatgacttgggtgactggaatcggacaattttatgggctttcctctgacaccgcctattatataggtcctggatggcaggaagcttggccctagtgatgtactgggctgtacgcactaccctctgtagggccttacggtcagatgccgagcagttgccataccaggtggtgatgcaactggtcaggatgctctccatggtgcagctgtagaactttttgaggatctgggggcccatgTCAAATCCTTTCAGTCCCGAGGGGGGAAAGGttttgccgtgccctcttcacgactgtcttggtgtatttggacaatgatcgttggtgatgtggacaccaagggacttgaaactctcgacccgctcctctacagccccgttgatgttaatgggggcttgttcggcctgccttttactatagtccacaatcagctcctttgtcttcctcacattgagggagacaaagcaggttaaaatatcaaaacagactctgaaccaatgacattcatttggggacaggtcgaaaagcattaaacatgtatggcaatttagctagttagcgtgcacttgctagctaatgttaatTTGTCCTATTTGGCTAGCCTGCTGTTGCTAACTAATTtgccctgggatataaacatcaagttgttatttgacctgaaatgcacaaggacctctactccgacaattagtccacacataaaacggccaaccgaatcgtttctagtcatctctcctccttccaggctttttcatctttgaatttATATGATGCATCTAtaagttcgtctttcaatcaccccggttggaggagatggcacgtgggtacctgcttctataaaccaatgaggagatggtagaggcaggactttcagcgcgaTCTGTGTCAGAAATATGCTCGTTGGCGTACTCGAGCAGTgtgaaaattggggagaaaaaggggtaaaattcaaaaaaaaaaaaaaaaaaaaaaatcgaataacatggatttctacattcATTTTGCGACGCTCGCGCACGTGACGTGTtgggtctggtcagcatgttacgtGGTCGTTCGACAAAACGAAGCTTCGGGCGTCATTGATCACGTGCTTCTTACACAGCGATACAAGCGACAGCACACTGCTTCGAAATAAACTGCTTATCGATTTCTACGCATGCCTCGGAGTTCCGGTATAAAACGTGACATCTTTAAAAAATACAGTTGCTACCTTTCTCCTTTACCTCTGTTTATAGTTATAAGAGACATAGCTATGATGTTTGTAACTAGTTGATGGGTTTTAGCACAACAAAAAACAACGTTTGGAAAGTGGTAAGTATATATTTTTGAGTCAAATGGTCAGAAAGCTGCTACACAACCCCGTGTTACTATCAGTAGCTGTTTAGCTAGGTCTTGTTAGCAACGCGGGTGTATTTACACATTTAGCCTTGCTTTCTACAGTATCGGGTTGCACAAAAACGGTCCGTGCCAGGAGTTAAATAGAATTCCAGTTAAACGTACTGTGGAGGTGGGCAGGATGGTTAGTCATTAAGACGAGGGAATTTGAGACATATATCTAAAGGAACCTATTATTAAATGTACTTCCCAAACGTGGgtcttcctctctcctaaccTTACCTCATGTCAAAATAAAATTAGCCCACAAGTTATTCCTTATTTATCCACATATGTTGCGCTTGCAGGACTTTTATTTTGACATGAGGTAAACAGGGAGGGAGTGGGTCAACAACAGACCCACGTTTGGAAAGTGTGTTTAATAGGATGACCCTTGACGTTTTGTCACAACACGCGTTGCCAAAAGCATCTACTAACTTAAACTCTCGTACATCGCTTTGGTCCatacaattgcccttattttagcgccccaaaaacgtaatacttccagatcaactgtaatgtcaataccattgtaaagcacaattgctcccctttccaacagaatcaattacatgacctaaacactacccttttctgcataattcaagctggcaatgagccccgtcgtgtctttttttttttaaatggcggggaaactaatgcgtgatagtgagaaggagagatgtggtGTGggaaaattgttttttttcccacTGGATCTGTCCTACTTATcacctaaaatgtaaataaaacactataaagagtttttatataatgtgtcattacatacctatttgaaggtttgtgtcgaatttgaatctggTTTTTAGGGatgtgctaaagtgatcttagacgtaaacagcggctttgagaatgatgatgcATGCAACGATGATGCAAAAAATGACTAGGAATCTCCCTTACCCGttactgtccatttcttgtttttaaaaggatgatagaagtgctacacctgatggagagagattgtaagacataaatagttgctttatgcgcgCTGTACATTACAACATGACACGCCACGATGTTACGGACGGTCCGGTCCgttttttttcaacttttctccaatactatagagctattaccatgtcgatcaacgcttgaatagaaacctagttcacgcCCCCGATTTggaagtcaacacagtcgcttCAGTCCCAttcgttttctttgtagccttGTTTGAAATTTGCGGTTgagcacatttgtacggaatggggtgagtttacgttaacTAGAAAACTTGAGAAATGCATTATTTGGTACACCTAGCCACAGCCAAAAgcgatgtacagtgcattcggaaagtaatcagaccccttgacattttctaaATTTTGCTATGTTACAGATTTATTctcaaattgatttaattgttttcctgcctcaatctacacacaatacctcataatgacaaagcaaaaatattttttaggaatgtttgcaaatgtattaaaaataactgaaatatcacatctacgtatgactccccatcccgcatgagggagcgtaatcatcgactgacactaattcactaattagcataacgcaacggacataaatattcctagaaaatattcctattcatgaaaatcacaaatgaaatatattgagacacagcttagccttttgataatcaccctgtcatctcagattttcaaaatatgctttacagccaaagctagacaagcatttgtgtaagtttatcgatagctagcatagcattttgtccagctagcagcaggtaacttggtcacagaaatcagaaaagcaatcaaattaaatcgtttacctttgatgagcttcggatgttttcactcacgagactcccagttagatagcaaattttcctttttccaaaaatattatttttgtaggcgaaatagctctgtttgttcttcacgtttggctgagaaatcgcccggaaattgcagtcacgaaaaccccgaaaaatattccaaattagctccataatatcgacagaaacatggcaaacgttgtttataatcaatcctcaaggtgtttttcaaatatctattcgataatatatccaccgggacaattcgtttttcagtaggaccgattggattaatggctacctctgtattttacgcgagaatcactctgagcatcaggtgaccacgtgcgcaatgtagccgcttacgggtattcttcaacataaattcgtaaaactacgtcacaatgctgtagacaccttggggaatacggagaaaaagtaatctggttaatagcccattcactgctcaatagggacgcattggaacgcagcgctttcaaaacatgaggcacttccggattggatttttctcaggctttcgcctgcaacatcagttctgttatactcacagacaatatttttacagttttggaaactttagtgttttctatcctaagctgtcaattatatgcatattctagcatcttgtcctgacaaaatatcccgtttactacgggaacgttatttttccaaaaattaaaatactgccccctagtcacagaccatttactcagtactttgttgaagcacctttggcagcgattgcagcattaagttttcttgggtatgacactagaagcttggcacacctgtatttggggagttttccaattattctctgcagatcctctcaagctctgtcaggttggatggggagcatcgctgcactgctattttcaagtctctccagagatgttcatgtctgggctctgactgggacattcagagactggtcccgaaaccactcctgtgttttgactgtgtgcttagggtcgttgtcctgttggaaggtgaaccttcacccccagtctgaggtcctgagcaggttttcagcaaggatctctgtactttgctcagttcatcttttcccccatcctgactagtctcccagtccctgtcgctgaaaaacatgcccagagcatggtgctgccaccaacatgcttcatcgtagggatggtgcaaggtttcctacAGACGAGATGCTTgactttcaggccaaagagttcaatcttggtttcatcagaccacagaatcttgtttctcattgtctgagtcctttaggtgccttttggcaaactccaagcaggctgtcatgtgccttttattgaggagtggcttctgtctgtccactctacataaaggcctgattggtggactgctgcaaagatggttgtccttctgggagtttctcacatctccacagacgaactctggagctctgtcagagtgaccattgggttcttggtcacctccctgatcaagtccctgatcaaggcccttctccctcgattggtcagtttggctgggcggccagctctaggaagagtcttggtggttccaaacttcttccatttatgaatgatggaggccactgtgttcttggggaccttcaatgttgcagacatttatttggtacccttccccacatTTGtgcctcggagctctatggacaattccttcaacctcatggcttggtttttgttctgacatgcaactgagggaccttatatagacaggtgtgtgcctatccaaattatgtccaatcaattgaatatactcCAGGGGGACtcgaatcaagttgtagaaacatctcaaggatgatcaatgggaacaggatgcacctgatctcaatttcgagtcccatagcaaagggtctgaatacttatgtaaataaggtatttctattttttttatttgcaacaattaaaaaaaaaaaaaaggttttcactttgtcattatggggtattgtgtaaacCACTGTAGGTAAGGGTTTCTTAATTGTTTGTTACAAGCATGTTTCTGGTCTAAATCATTGGTAGGTGTGCTTGCTATTACTGACAAGGTATTAGAGCCACATCAAGACCACATTTGGTATTTGACAGATTGCCTCTGTTTCCAGGAGGAAGATCCCTCACTCTCTGGACACTGCTGTGATCTGGAGGAGGCTAAATCCCAGTCTTTCCCTTGTAGTGAAACAAACTGGGAAACAAGGAGGGCAGCTCATCCGTAGAAGACTGGCTGTGAACTTTGGGACTGGTATTGGATTTTACAGTGTTGCAACTATGTCAGAGGCCATCCTCACCTTCCAGTACCAGCTCAATGGAGTCATGGAAACGGTCCTCAAAACCGCTGTGCATGAGATCACCCGGCTGGTGAAGGACAACTTCCTGGAAGAGGTGACAGGTGGCAAGCAGGAAGTGGAAATCTTGAAGGAGAGGCTGCAGCAGTGtgagcagagatggagggatggagaggaggagcggCAGAGGAGGGAAGTTGAAGAGAAAGAGCAAAGAAAgaaaagggaagagacagagcagGGGGTGGTGTGTAGGAGATGTGGTTGTGCTGGAgacactgaggagagagaagagagactgttaggtgagatacacatgcacacacacacacacacacacacacacacacacacacacatatagaatctCTTGACTGTTTGGTTCTGTCCTCAGGAGCAGAGAAAGGTTTTGATATCAAACCGGAGATGTTCCAGCCAGATGGACCCAGCGCGGGAGAGGGTCCACAGGATACAGCCCCGTCTGGCTCTTCCTGTGTCTCTGAGAGGATGGTAGAAAGGGAAGACCATGTGGTCCATATCAAAGAGGAACCTGATGAATGGGGGGACTTGGTAAACCAGATGGTCACATCCACAGATTCTCCCATAATGAGCCTGAGTCGTCTACAGAGATTGAGCTCAAATCCTGGGGCATGGACCAGTGAGCCTCAGCCTCCACTCCCAGCATTATGGGCCAGTGATCCTCAACCTCCAGCACCATGGTCCAGGGAACCTCTTCCTCTAGCACCTCTGGCCAGGgagcctccacctctacctccaacaCCATGGACCAGGAAGGAGCAGCACTTTCTCCCAAGGTCAATGATACCCAACGAGGGGACAAGGCATGCTGTGGGGGCCCTCGAGACCAGTCCCAACGGCCTGCGCATCAACACAACGGCACATGTCAAACCCTACAGCTGCCCACACTGTGGCAAGAGCTTCCCTCAGCTCCGAAACCTGAAAGACCACCAGAAGTACCACCACACAGGGAAGAAGGCCTTCACCTGCTCCCAGTGTGGTAAGGGTTTTGTGTACATGTGCCACCTCAGGGTACACATGCAGTGCCACACGGGGGAGAGGCCGTTCAGCTGCTCTCAGTGTGGAAAAAGCTTTAGCCTTCAGAGCGGCTTGAAGAGACACAGGGTCATTCACACTGCAGAGAGACCTTACCACTGTACGGACTGTGGTAACAGATTCTATTCTAGATCGGACCTGAAAAGGCATGAACAAATCCAGTGCAAAGTAGACCTTTGAGGTGGAGCAGGTTAATTTGGAAAATTAGAGGGTGGAAATAACTGCCCATGTATACTATGTTCAAATGCTGATGCATTTTAATGTTGAAAGGAATAAAACACTGAAGAAATTATTCTCATCCTTTCTTAATAACTTATTGTTCACGTTGTTAActgttacatacatacacaaagactTATCTTAATTAAAATAGTAATAAGTAAGTGGCCTTGTCCTAATCAAAACGGCACATAAATGTAGTTATTTGCCAGAGGAAGTTATGTTACTCTGGCAGAGATTCCAACATTGAAGAAAAATATGTACGAGTTCTGCGCAATTGCATTCGCAGTATGATCACCTCGATGTCACAGAGCAAAGGGAAGGGACCCAACCTTCTCCAGTTTAGCCAAAGACAGAAGAGGTAACCCGACACGTCACAGAGGCTATAAAGGTGAAGCATCCATTTAGAACATTTTCTCaccaccaaatatggtagtgagatgAAGTCTAGTTGCGGGTAGTGTGAGCTAGGTTAAACTGGTCTGATTTTCTAATCAATGAAACGTCTGATCTGAATACCTTTCCTGGTCTCAAAACTAAAATCTGTTACGAACACAGTGCACTAGGTTTTATAGACTTGACGCTTTGACAACATGCACTCGTTTTAAATAACTCGATGTAAGGTCGAATCGAGTTTGTGCACACGCGCACTTCAGAGgggcgttccctaacggaaatacgGAAATAATGCTACAACGTGCCTATAGGATatcgctagctcgtgcttggtTTTGCCCTTCTTCCTTGCTTGATCTGCCCACTATGCTTCATTTGCTCACACTCTAAAAGACACTGAACCTTCTTGGGTTAGTTATATCTTTGTTATAACCGTCTATCTAGTAGCTGTTAGCTTATtccagtagctagctagccacctgtCTTTGATACGTATGTGTACAGTTCTAGGAGAGAGGATATTTGTAACTAGCTGATTTTTATGACGAACAACAACGTTTGGGAAGTGGTAAGAATATTTTGTGAAATGGACAGACCTTCTGCAGTACTACACTGTGT carries:
- the LOC115129357 gene encoding gastrula zinc finger protein xLCGF3.1-like, which produces MEILTIQYQLNGVMETVLKTAVHEINRLVKDSFLEEVTQSKQEVDVLKERLQQSEEGCVIKQEMFQPGGPSALPERVHGKRPHPALPVSLKGWKRQRPMWSISKKSPMTGGDLVSQMITSTVSPIISLSRQQRLSSHHGGWTREPLPPLPLTRKEQDLLPRLVIPTQETEHAVGAHEDSPYGLMINITAELGVKPFSCPHCGKSFPQLRNLKDHQKYHHTGKAFTCSQCGKGFVFMCHLRVHMQCHTGEGPFSCSQCGKSFSLQSGLEKHWVLHTAERPYNCTDCGNRLYSRVDLKIHEQIHAAR
- the LOC115129355 gene encoding zinc finger protein 79-like, encoding MSEAILTFQYQLNGVMETVLKTAVHEITRLVKDNFLEEVTGGKQEVEILKERLQQCEQRWRDGEEERQRREVEEKEQRKKREETEQGVVCRRCGCAGDTEEREERLLGAEKGFDIKPEMFQPDGPSAGEGPQDTAPSGSSCVSERMVEREDHVVHIKEEPDEWGDLVNQMVTSTDSPIMSLSRLQRLSSNPGAWTSEPQPPLPALWASDPQPPAPWSREPLPLAPLAREPPPLPPTPWTRKEQHFLPRSMIPNEGTRHAVGALETSPNGLRINTTAHVKPYSCPHCGKSFPQLRNLKDHQKYHHTGKKAFTCSQCGKGFVYMCHLRVHMQCHTGERPFSCSQCGKSFSLQSGLKRHRVIHTAERPYHCTDCGNRFYSRSDLKRHEQIQCKVDL